One Aphidius gifuensis isolate YNYX2018 linkage group LG3, ASM1490517v1, whole genome shotgun sequence DNA window includes the following coding sequences:
- the LOC122851391 gene encoding odorant receptor 13a-like, giving the protein MYSYGFKIRRIVLTMFVVLGIITTACILQPFIMGAIKKNGMPKVLKFEAWFPFAFNETPIFQMMYFIQTLSSFQCLMMQVLLDGTTVFIVFHCCGQLTILCKVVSNYKGVLKHNNTEEVSVEYFQQSCSCTRCITNHYIYQAIFVKKVSDFFSSYNMLRIMMSTTNFCLMGYISVQSREKNEASNFILEGSFLLANMSSFFGCCWVGQQLLNKNEELVNAVHEISWYKYDHKCIYPMMMLLKRTKRPLRLTCGIFFTLSHELYSGWVSTACSYLSVYNAMKTSSQQ; this is encoded by the exons ATGTACTCGTATGGTTTCAAAATAAGACGTATAGTATTAACGATGTTTGTTGTGTTGGGAATAATCACAACAG CTTGTATATTGCAACCTTTTATAATGggtgcaattaaaaaaaatggaatgccaaaagtattaaaattcgAAGCTTGGTTTCCATTTGCTTTCAATGAAACaccaatttttcaaatgatgtATTTCATTCAAACTCTATCATCATTTCAGTGTTTGATGATGCAAGTTTTACTTGATGGAACAAcagtatttattgtttttcattgttgTGGTCAATTGACAATACTTTGTAAAGTTGTCAGTAATTACAAAGGTGTTTTAAAGCATAATAATACTGAAGAAGTATCAGtagaatattttcaacaaagtTGTTCATGTACAAGATGTATCACAAATCACTATATTTATCAGGCAAT ATTTGTTAAAAAAGTTTCAGATTTTTTTAGCTCTTATAATATGTTACGAATAATGATGAGTACTactaatttttgtttgatggGTTACATATCTGTTCag tcacgtgaaaaaaatgaagcatcaaattttatacttgaaggATCATTTTTATTGGCAAATATGTCAAGTTTTTTCGGCTGTTGTTGGGTTggacaacaattattaaacaag aatGAAGAACTTGTTAATGCAGTTCATGAAATTTCATGGTACAAATATGATCATAAATGTATCTATCCAATGATGATGTTATTGAAGAGGACAAAGCGACCATTACGATTAACATGTGGAATCTTTTTTACATTGAGTCATGAACTTTATTCTggg TGGGTATCAACAGCTTGCTCTTACCTCTCAGTCTACAATGCCATGAAGACATCgtcacaacaataa